TCTACCAGGCCACGGAAAACGGCTACACCCTCGCCGCGAGAAGCCTTCAGGGGGCCCTCCAGGACAACCTGGTGATCACGGGCACCCAGTAGACAGATCGGCCCCTCTCAAGCCTTGGATTTTCTCGGAGGCGTGTCCGCCGCCTCCTTCTTCCGCTTCGCCCGCCCCACGCGCAAGCCCGGGAAGGCCAGACGAAACACCTCGGACACGTCCTTCACGTAATGGAGGGTCATCCCGCGGCGGATGGACTCGGGCAGCTCCCGCCGTTCGGGGCGGTTTCCGAAGGGGAGGACGGCCGTCCGGATGCCGGCCCGCCTGGCCGCCAGGAGCTTCTCCCGCAGGCCGCCCACCGGCAGGACCTCTCCCCGGAGGGTGATTTCGCCGGAAAAGGCCAGGGAGCGGGATACGCTCCGGCCCGTGAGGGTGGAGAGGAGCGCCACGGCGATGGTGATGCCCGCGGAGGGCCCGTCCTTGGGGATGGCCCCCTCGGGCACGTGGATGTGAATGTCCTTTTTCGCCAGGACCTTCTGGTCCAGCCCCCACTCCTCGAGGTGCTCCTTGATGTAGGTGTGGGCCGCCTGGGCCGACTCCCGCATGACCTCGCCCATCTGCCCCGTCAGGGTCAGGACGTTGGAGCCGGGCGTGGCGGTCACCTCCACGAAGAGGAGTTCACCTCCCGTCTCGGTCCAGGCCAGCCCCGTGGCCACTCCCGGAAGGTCCCGCCGCAGGCGGAAGTCCTCCGGAAATCGAGCGACGCCGAGCATTCGCGGGATTTCCTTTGGGTCCACCTCGAAGGGACCCGTCTTGCCCTCGGCGAGCCCTCTGGCCACCTTCCGGAAGACGGCTTCGATGGCCCGGTCGAGGTTTCGGACGCCCGCCTCCCGCGTGTAGCGCCGGATCAGAAGGCGGAGGGTCTCGTCGGGAAGGGACACCTGATCTTCCCGCAGCCCCTGGGCGACGTACTGCTTGGCCAGAAGGTGCCGGCGCGCGATGGCGAGCTTCTCTTCCTCCGTGTACCCAGGGAGTTCGAGAATCTCCAGCCGGTCGAGAAAAGCCGGCTGGATGTTCTCCAGGGTGTTGGCCGTCGCGATGAACATGACCCGGGACAGGTCGAAGGGGAACCCGAGGTAGTGGTCCACGAACTCCCGGTTCTGCTCGGGGTCGAGGGCCTCCAGGAGGGCCGACGAGGGGTCGCCCCTCCAGTCGGACCCCATCTTGTCCACCTCGTCGAGCACGAAGACCGGGTTCATGGAGCCCGCGTTCTTGATGCCCTGGATGATCCGTCCCGGCATGGCGCCGATGTAGGTCCGGCGGTGGCCGCGGATTTCGGCCTCGTCCCGGACCCCGCCCAGGGACATGCGCACGAACTTGCGCCCCAGAGTCCGGGCGATGGCTCTCCCGAGGGAGGTCTTCCCCACTCCGGGCGGCCCCACGAAGCAAAACAGGGTCCCCGTGTGTCCGCCCTTGAGCTTGCACACGGCCATGTACTCGAGGATCCGGTCCTTGACCTTCTTGAGCCCATAGTGGTCCCGGTCCAGGTTTTTCTGGGCGGCGGAAAGGTCCAGGACGTCCTGTGTGGTCTTTCCCCAAGGAAGGTCGAAGACGAGGTCCAGAAAGGCCCTCAGGTGGCTCAGCTCCTCCGAAAAGGGGCCGAAGCGCGAGAGGCGGGAGATCTCCTTCTCCAGCACTTCCCGGACAGGGGGGGGGCAGTCCAAGGATTCCAGCCGTTTCCTGTACCCGGCCTCCCCCGAATCCCCGCCGTCCCCTCCCGACAGCTCCGCCTGGATGGTCTCCAATTGCTGGCGCAGGAAGTACTCCTTCTGCCTGCGGTCCATCTCCTCCCGCGTCTGGCGGTTCAGCTTGTCTTGGAGGGACTGGATCTCCACTTCCGAACTGAGCTCCGACAGGAGGAGGCTCAACCGTTCCACCACGTCCGGGGTTTCGAGCAGGCGCCTGGCCCGCTCGAAGGACAGGTCCAGCTGGGACGCCACCAGGTCCGCCAGGCGTCCCGGCTCCTCGATGGTGGACAGGAATTCGCGGGTTTCCGGGGGAATGCCCCGCCCGCCGCCGGAGAGCTGGTCCAGCCTCTGGAGTACTCCCCGCATTTGGGCCGTGGCCGTGAGCCGGGCGGCGGGGTCGAGGGAGTCGGGGAGCGGCTCCACTCGGGCGAAGCGCACGTCCCCCCGGCGGCGCTCCAGGGTCAGCCTTGCCCGGCTCACGCCCTGCACGAGCAGAAGGTTGACGCCCGCCGCGTCGCTCGGGGCGAGCCTGAGGACCAGCACCACGGTCCCCACGGTCCTCGTGGATACGCGGCCTCCTTTGGGCGCGGGGCAGATGACCATGTAGTCGCCGCTTGCGTGGGCCTCCTCGAGCAGGGCCTTGCCCCCCTGAAGGGGAAAGGCGAGGGTGGAGAGGGCCAGGGGAAAAACCACTCTCTCCTCCACCGTCCAAACGGGGAGCCGGTCCGGCGCCGCCGGCCTGGGGGCGGGTTCTTTGGTCATGGGTGGTCCCTCAGGGGTTCACGGGGATACGGGCCATCCGGCCCCGGCGCTCGGACACCCGGGGGAGGCGGACGCACAGCACCCCCTTTTCATAGGTGGCCGTGGCCTGGTGGGTATTCCAGGCCCCGTCCAGATGGATCGTCTTGCGGAAGGGTCCCCGATCCCGTTCCAGGAGGTGGTAGGCCTGGAGTTCGGGATTCAGAAAACGTGGTCGCTCCCCCTGGATCACGAGGGTTCCCCCGCCTCCCAAGACCGACAGGCTCTCGGGGGCCATACCGGGAACGTCCACGTAGACCAGGAGGTGGTCCTTGCCCTCCACCACGTCATAGGGGGCCGTGAAGCCGACGTCCGCCTGGCTCTCGTCCTGTTGGATCGACTGAAGGGCCTCGAAGAGCTGGTTCATCTGGGACTGCAGTCTGACCACGTCCAGGAAGGACGAGAGCATCTTTCGCATCAGGGTCCGCCCTCCCTCTTGGTATCCAGGAGGTGCCGCACCTCTTCAAGGAATTCGCTGATGTCTCCGAACTGCCTGTAAACCGAGGCGAATCGGACATAGGCCACCTGGTCCAGGAACCGGAGCCGCTCCATGATGAGGTTGCCGATCTGGGTCGTGCTGATCTCCCGATCGGGGCTGTTGTGGAGGATGGACTCGACCTCCTCCACGATGGCGTTCAGGGCCGCCGTGGCCACGGGCCTTTTCTCGCAAGCCTTGAGAATGCCGAGAAGGAGTTTCTCCCTGTCGAACTTCTCGCGCCGCTCGTCCTTCTTGACGACCCGGTACGGAACGGTCTCGATCGTCTCGTAGGTGGTGAAGCGGCGGTGGCAGGAGAGGCACTCCCGGCGCCGGCGGATGCTGTCGCCCGCCGAAACCTCCCGGGAATCCACGACCTTGTCCTCCAGGTGGCCGCAAAATGGACAGCGCACAGGGCCTCCTTTCCGGCAGTGTATCGGAGGGATGCGGCGGCTTCAAGGACCCTCGTCCGGGAGTTGGGAGGACGGGAGGTTCCTGAGGCGTTTCCGCTCCTCTTCCGCACGGGCGGCATCCTTCAGCTCCTGGAGCCGCACCCGGCCGAGGGCCAGGTACAGGAGGCCCCACAGGATGCCGGGAAAGAACATGACCGCATGGCCCACGATGCCCGCCGTCACCGCCGGGTCTTCAGAGATCCCGTAGAAAAGCGTGAGGCAGACCTGAATGGCCTTGTGGACACCCCCGATGCCTCCAGGGGTCGGGATCGCCGCCCCGAAGGACACGAACATCAGCAGCAAGAGGCCCGCGGAATGAGGGAGATCCAGGTGGAGGCTCTGGAGAAACGCCCAGCAGGCCCCGGCGATGCAGAGCCAGATGGCCACGGAGAGAAAGGTAACGTAGAGGATGGTCCGCTTTTTCCGGAACGTGGACAGCCCTCCCGTGAAGGCCAGCAATGCCCGGACCGCTTTGAGAAGGAGGGGATAGCGCCCGAGGCGCTCGCTGCGGCGCGCCATCCGGTCGAAGATCCGGCGGCGGGGCATGAGCCAGAGAAGGAACAGCCCCGCCGGGACGGCCGCCGCCACGAGAACCCAGGAAAGCCGCGTGAAGTAAGTCAGGAGCCCCTCGGCTTCGGGGGCGAAGCCCTCCGTCGGAAGGATGAGGTATCCAAACCAGAGGATGGCGAGCGCGATGAGGTCCATCCCCCTCTCCAGGACCGTGGATCCCAGCACCTGGGTGAAGGAGAGGCCGTGCCACCGGGCCAGGAGAAAGGGCTTCCCGATCTCGCCGATGCGCCCCGGCATGGCGCCCGAGAGGGTGTAGGAGACCACGGTGGCCTTCAGAAGGCTGGATAGGGGCAGCCCCTCCCGCACCCCCGCGAGCATGACCCTCCACCGGAAAGCCCGCAGAAACACCGACAGGACCTCCAGCGCCAGGGCGGCGCCGAGGTGGGGCAAGGAGGCCCTTCGCGACTCCTCCAGCACACGGTGGAGATTGGCTTTGTGGAGGAAGAAGTACAGGAGGACCCCCGTGAGAAGGAGCGTGAAGACCCAGAGGATGGCTTTTCGGGCTCGGGGCGTCACGGGGTCGGCTCCACCAGGGCCTCCGGACGGAACACCGTCAGCGAATCGGCCCCCGCCGCCAGAAGGGCCTCCGCCTCGTCTCGGGAGGCGGGATCGCACAGGACCTGGAGGCGCACCTTTCTGGGAATTCGGGCCCTGAGCCGCCGAACTCCCTCCAGGGCTCCTCCGTCCCCCAAGGCGCTCGCCGGCAGGACGACCCCGGCGGGCCGGCGTTCCCGGAGAAGCCGCGCGAAACGGTCCAGTCCTTCGGGAGGAAGGGCACAGGGGGGGAGAAGAAAGCGGACTTCCAGCTCCGGTGCCGTGGCGAGCAGGGCCGCGACCTCCTTCCCGAGCGCCTCTCCCGAACGGCCGAGCAGGAACCCCGGCGTGAGGGCCACCAGCGCCCCACGCGCGCCCAACCGGAGGCACTCGAGGAGTTCCATCCTTTTTGTGGAAAGGGTGGATCCCCCTTCGGGATAGGCCACCGCCCCAGAGAGCAAGGCGCCGGACCGGGTCTCCGCCTCCAGTTCCTCCAGGAGGTAGGGATGGACCAGGGCCCGGGCGACTCCCGCCGCCTCCCACGTCCGAAGGCGGGACGACGCCTCGGCCGGGACGACGGCGGGCCCGAGGAGGGCGCCCTCGATTTTCGACGCGAGCGGTTCGGCGGGTGTCATTCGGTCTCAGGCGTCCTTGGACCAGGTCCGGCGTTCCAGGGATGCGACCTCCTCCGGGCTGAACAGGACGGTGGGCTGGAGGATCAAGTAGAGGCGATCCTCCTGTCGAACCATGGCCTCGATGAAGCGCAGGTCCTGCTGTCGGATCATGTCCGGAGGCGGCTTGAGGTCTCCCGGGGCGGCCGAGAAGACCTCCACCACCGCGTCCACGAGGAATCCCACGGGCGTATTCTGGATCACCGCCACCACCACGCGGCCCTTCTTGGGGTCCACGGGGCCGTACCCTAGCCTCTCCCTGAGGTCCACCACGGGAAGGATGGTTCCCCTCAGATCCAGGACCCCTTTGAGAAACGCGGGCACTTTGGGCAGGGTGTAGATGCGGGGGATCTTCAAGATTTCCCGGACGGACTCCACGGCGAGCGCGTAGGACTGCGTCTCGACTGTCATGCCGAGGTACAGCCGGGCCTCCTGCGAGGGCTTTTCCTTTTTGGCCTGGAAAAGGCTCGGGGCGTCCGCCACGTCAGCCTTCCTCGATGCGGAAGCGGCTCATGGAGCGCGACAGGGCCTCGGCCCTCTGGGAGAGGGAGGCGGCCAGGTCGGAGGACTCCTGGACCCTGCGGGCGATGGCCTGGCTTTTCTCGGCCAGGCTCCCCATGGCCCGCTCCACGGCCCGGCCCGCGTTGCTTTGCACCTGGTTCTGGGCCATGACGTCGGCCACCGCGGAGGTGAGGCGGTCCATGGCCTGCCGGATGAGAGTGGAACCAGCGCTTTGCTCGGAGGTGGCCCGGCGGACCTCCTGGGAGAGGGACCGGATCCGGTTGACGGCCTCCAGGACCTGCTCCGACCCGACGGTCTGCTCCTTCGTGGCCTGGCGGAGCTGGTGGGCAAGGTCCCTCAGCCGCTCGGTGGACCGCACGATGCCGGCGGCCCCCCTGGACTGCTCGGAGGTGGCCCTCGCGATCTCCTGGACCATCTGGAGGGATGGCTTCACCGCCTCCTGGATCCGGGCGAAGACGCCGAGGCCCTCCCGGGCCACCGCCACCGTCTCGTCCACGATGGCGCGCTGGTCTTCCACGGCTTGGACGGCCTGCTGGACGTCGCGCTGGACCGCATCGATGATGGTCGAGATCTCGCGGGTGGAAACGGACGTCTTCTCGGCAAGCCCTTTGATTTCCCCCGCCACCACCGCGAAGGGCTTGCCGTGTTCCCCGGCCTGCGCGGCGATGATGGCCGCGTTGAGGGCCAGCAGGTGCGTCTGTTCCATGACCTCGTCGATGACGGCCAGGATGTTCCCCACCTCCTGGCTGCGGCGTCCCAGCAGCTTCATGACCTCCGTGGTGGAGGCAAAGGAGGACCGGAGCTGATCCACGCTGGAGCGAGAGTCCTCCATGGCTTTCGCCCCGGCTTGGGCCTCCGAGGCCACGGCTTCCGTGGCCTTCCGCGTCTTCGCGGCGTTCTCCTCGATCTGGCGGATCGAGCCCTCCATCTCGGTCATGGCGGCCGAGGTGTCCTCCACGAAACGGTTGAGGGTTTCGGTGGAGGCGTCCACCTCCCGGTTGGCCGCCACATTCTGGGTCATGGTGGTGGCCACCGTTCCCACCGCGTCGTTCAGGCCCTGGGTGTTGGCGGCGATCTGGTCGATGCTGGCCGCCATCTGCAGGACCGAGGAGCTGACCTCCTCCGCCAGTTCCGAAAGACCCTCCATGAGCCGGGAAACCTCCCCCACGGCCCCTTGGATGGCCTTCACCTCGGCCCCCGCCTCGCGCGTCGCGCTCTCCTGAGCCTTGGCGTCCTCCAGGGCCAAAGCGAGCTGGCGTGCCTGTACCGAGGCCCCCTCCTCCACCCGCCGCATCCCGTCCCGGGCTTCCCGGACCATCCCGGCCAGGCTGGCGCCCATTTCGCGGAAGGTGGCCGAGAGCTGTCCCAGCTCGTCGCTCCGGCGGATTTCCTCCCGAAATCCCGTCAGTTGTCCGCCGGCGATCCTCCGTGCGTCCGCCGAGAGGACCTCCAGGGGCGCCACGATGAAGCGGGCAACGGGAAGGGTGAGAAGGGTGCCGGCGACGGTTCCGAGGAGCACCACCAGAGCGCCGAAACCGATGAAGCCCCTCCGCAACGCGCCAAGGGATTCGAGGCCCACGACCATCCTCAGCTCGCCCAGGCGACGCACGCGGTGCTCGCCGGCGGTGGGCTGGGGCGCCTCGAAGCCGATCTCCCCGATCCCCGAGGAGGCGGCTTCCGCCACCAGGATCGGAACCCGAAGAAGGAGCCCCGATCCCAACGGCGTATCCACGCGGCTCCACAAGGCCGACCCTGGCGAGCCTTCCGGGCGCGCGTAGGGGGCCTGTTTCAACGCCCCTCCCGCCTGGACCACGGCGCCCTTCTCGTCGGCGAATTCCACCCAGTACAAGCTGGCGTCCGCCTTCACCAGCTGGTCCACCGTGTCCTTCAGGCCGCTCTTGTTGAACTGCAAGTTGTAGGCCGACAGCCCCGACACCGTGGCGCCGAGGTTCGAATAGGAGTTCCGCAGCTGGCCCAGGGCCACCCTGCGGGTGTGGAAGTAATACACGAGAGCCAGGAGGAGGGATCCCACGAACAGGCATCCCACGAGGACGGTGAGGATCTGTCCCCGGACGCTCCCCCGCAGGAAGGCGAGGGCGCGCCCAAACCAGCCCTTATTCATACACGACCTCGATGCGCTGGGAGGAGGGTATCTTCAGGCGAAGGGCGTCGGCCGTGTTCTTGTTGGCGGCGGAAGCGGACACGGCCGGCTGGACGAGCTTGTCCGTGGGGATGTTGACCCCGTTGAGGATGGCCTGCGCCACCCGGGCCGCTTCGTTCCCCACGGCGTCCGGCGCGAAGAAGGAGGCGCAGAGGGCGCCGCTCGCCACCAGGTTTTCCGACAGGGCCACCGGTACGACGCGGTTCTCGATGCACGTCGAAATGATGTACCGCAGGGCGTCGCCGTTGGCCGTAAGGGGGTCCGGAAGGAGAAGAACGAGCCGAGCCTGCTCCTTGACCTCGCCGAGGATGGCCGCGAGGTCCGCGACGTTGCCCACGGAACGCCCCTGGGCGTCGAAGCCGTCCGCTCCGAGCCGGCTGATGAGGCCCCCCACGGCGGGTCCCACCGCCGGGCTGTGGAGGATCACGCAGGACTTCCCTTTGGCGCCGAAGGCCTTCACGAGGTTGGAGAGCCCTTTCGTGGAGCCCAGGGAAGCAATCCCCACCATTTTCGGGTCCTGGAAGAACCCTTCCACCTCGGGATAGTAGACCATGGCGTAGATGATCCAGACGTCCGGGAGCGCCTCCCGCACCTTCTTGGCGGCATAGGTCCCCACGCAGAAGACGAGCTGGGGGGACTGGCCCTTCAGGGTCTGAAGAGCCGCGTCGTCGGCCGCCGTGCCCTGCAGGTCGATGGCCTTGGGGTTGAAGGCGGGGAGCTGGAGCGAGTACGCCACCTGGATGAACCCGGCCTTGGCGTCGGCGTAGGCCTCCACTCCCGAGCGCGAGACGATGAAGACACCGGCGGCCGCCGCCTCCACCGCGACGACCAGGAACACCGCCACTGCCAACGCCGTCCATACTTTGCGCTTTCCCATGCGCACCTCCCCATGAACCTCAAGTTCAGTCAGACTATCACCGGCCCTTCGGCAGGTCAACGAACAAGGTCCGGGGTGAGGCCACGGTCACCCTTCCAAGCGCCCCAGGAACTCTTCGAAGTTGGTGACACCGGGCCACGGTCACGGCCACTCGGTCCCCCGCGGGGGCCCCGCTGTGGGCGGCGGCGTAGGCCGCGGCGGCCTGTTCGACGGGAAAGGGCAGCGCGTCCAATCTGCGCGGGTTGCGGACCACCACGTGGCACCCTGGATAGTCGGAGGCGTGGAACCAGAAGTCCTGACCCCGGCCCAGCCGGAAGGAAACGGTGTCATTCCCGGCCGCGCTCTTGCCGGCATAGCCCACGAAATCCAGCGGAAGGGCCACCTGGGCCACCCCTGGGGGGAGGGTCCGGCGGCGCTGGGGAGGGGGCTCCCGGCGCACCCGCTCCCCTTCGGGGAAGAGGCGCCCCAGGTCCGCGCTCCCCGCCAGCTCATCCCTCTCCGTTTGCAGGGACCGCGCTTCTTCCTCCAGAAGCCGCATCCTCTCGGCCAGCTCCCTGCGCCTCGTCTTGGCCTTCCGCACTTTCCGGAAGAGGGCCTCCGCGTTTTCGAGAACGCTCTTCGAAGGGTCCAGGGGGACCTCCGCTTCCGACGGGGGATCGGTGCGGAAGTCCGTCACCCGCTTGGAGGAAAGGCCCCTTCTCCGCAGGTCCCCCGAGGCCATGAGCGCGTTGGCCCAGGCTTCCTGCGCCTCCCACGCTTCACCCTCCCGCTGATCCTCGAGGATGGCCTGCCTGCGGCGCTCCAGCGCCGCCGCCCGGCGGCCCAGGGCGCGCAGGGCGGCGGCGCGGCCCCTTTCGAGAAGGCCCGCCCGGAGGCGCTCGGAAAGCCCCGAGGGGTCCTCCTCCCCCGACGGTGGAGGGACCATCCGGGGCAGAGGGGGCGTCCACTCGGAGCCGCACGCGCCCGAGCGTCTTTCTCCCGACAGCACTCTTCCCGCCCAGATGACTCGCTCCCCCTCGTCGAGAAGAAGCAGGTTCCCGGACCGTCCCAAACCTTCCCAGACGAGGGCCCGGACCAGGCCGCCCCGGAACGCCACCCGGAGAAGCGGCTCCTGGGGAAACGGGGCGCTCACGTCCTCCACGCGGGCCCCCGTCAGGTGGACCCGGAGAACGTCCTCCGGCGCGCCCCGGGGCCAAGTCCAAGAGCACAGGCCCGCGGCGAGGTGGGTCGGGTGCCAGCAGAAACCGAGGGTCTCTCCCCGGCGGAACTCCAGGCCGAGGCTCCAGGCGTCCGGCCGGGCCACGCGGGCGACGGGCCGGCCCGCGAGGTCCGCGGCCAGTTCTCGGGCGAGACGGGCAACGGTTCCCGGGGTCATTGGAGGCGCCTGAAGCGGCGGCGGCGGAACCGATAGATCCAGTCCTTCCCAAGCCGAATGGGATTCCAGGCTCGATTCACGTAGGCGAAAGCGAAAACGGCTCCCCCGAAGTGCGCCAGGTGCGCGATTCCCCCGCCCGATCCGAAAACGGAGAAGAACAGGCTTGCCCCCACCCAGGCCACCACCAGGAGCCAGATCTTCACGGGAAGGACGAACCAGAGGAGGACCTCCGTGTGCGGAAAATACAGGGCGTAGGCCGTCAGGATTCCGTACACCGCCCCGCTGGCGCCGATGACCAGGACGGGCCCCTTGAGGAAGAGCGCCGCGGCCAGACCGCCGGTCAAGGCAGAGCCCCCGTAGAGGAGCAAGAACCGGCGGGTCCCCATGAAGACCTCCAGGTCCCCGGCGAAGAAGTACAGGGTGAGCATGTTGAAGAACAGGTGGCCCATGCCGCCGTGGAGGAACGAGTAAGTGAAGACGGTGTGGACGTGGCCGGGCCACACCCGCCCCGGCACGAGCCCGAGCATTTCGGTGAAGGGGGGAAGGGCGGCCTGCAGAAGGAATGCGGCCACGTTCAGTCCCACGATCCACCCCAGGGTGGCGGTCCAGCGTCCACCGAATCGAATCTGCGGCATGCCACGCTCCCCGGTGACCATTATAGGGGAGGGCCGCCGTCCCGTCTTGATCGAAACGCGGGGTCCACTGGCCCTCGATGTGGCCTCCCCACCTTTGCGTTTGGCTGGGGGAGGCATCTGCGGTATTCTGGAGAGCCAGGTAGAGAGATGGGTCCGCCGAAGCTGAGGGTGCTCGCCAAGAATCCGGAGCTGGCCAGGATCGGCCAGCGGGTCCAATCGCTCGTGGGAGAAGACCTCCAGCGGGTGGAGGCGACCATCGCCACGCACCTCCGCTCCCCCTATGCCCCGGTGGCCGAAATGGGCGCCTACCTGGCCGCCAGCCGGGGCAAGCGCCTTCGGCCCATCCTCGTCCTCCTCTGTTCCCGGCTCATCGGCTACGAGGGGCAAAAGCACATCCTGTACGCCGCGGTCCTGGAGTTCATCCACACCGCCACCCTCATCCACGATGACATCGTGGACCAGGCCCTCCTGCGGCGCGGCCGCGCCTCCCTCACCTC
The sequence above is a segment of the Acidobacteriota bacterium genome. Coding sequences within it:
- a CDS encoding lysylphosphatidylglycerol synthase transmembrane domain-containing protein; the encoded protein is MTPRARKAILWVFTLLLTGVLLYFFLHKANLHRVLEESRRASLPHLGAALALEVLSVFLRAFRWRVMLAGVREGLPLSSLLKATVVSYTLSGAMPGRIGEIGKPFLLARWHGLSFTQVLGSTVLERGMDLIALAILWFGYLILPTEGFAPEAEGLLTYFTRLSWVLVAAAVPAGLFLLWLMPRRRIFDRMARRSERLGRYPLLLKAVRALLAFTGGLSTFRKKRTILYVTFLSVAIWLCIAGACWAFLQSLHLDLPHSAGLLLLMFVSFGAAIPTPGGIGGVHKAIQVCLTLFYGISEDPAVTAGIVGHAVMFFPGILWGLLYLALGRVRLQELKDAARAEEERKRLRNLPSSQLPDEGP
- a CDS encoding rhomboid family intramembrane serine protease codes for the protein MPQIRFGGRWTATLGWIVGLNVAAFLLQAALPPFTEMLGLVPGRVWPGHVHTVFTYSFLHGGMGHLFFNMLTLYFFAGDLEVFMGTRRFLLLYGGSALTGGLAAALFLKGPVLVIGASGAVYGILTAYALYFPHTEVLLWFVLPVKIWLLVVAWVGASLFFSVFGSGGGIAHLAHFGGAVFAFAYVNRAWNPIRLGKDWIYRFRRRRFRRLQ
- a CDS encoding chemotaxis protein CheW; translated protein: MADAPSLFQAKKEKPSQEARLYLGMTVETQSYALAVESVREILKIPRIYTLPKVPAFLKGVLDLRGTILPVVDLRERLGYGPVDPKKGRVVVAVIQNTPVGFLVDAVVEVFSAAPGDLKPPPDMIRQQDLRFIEAMVRQEDRLYLILQPTVLFSPEEVASLERRTWSKDA
- the nrdR gene encoding transcriptional regulator NrdR, with amino-acid sequence MRCPFCGHLEDKVVDSREVSAGDSIRRRRECLSCHRRFTTYETIETVPYRVVKKDERREKFDREKLLLGILKACEKRPVATAALNAIVEEVESILHNSPDREISTTQIGNLIMERLRFLDQVAYVRFASVYRQFGDISEFLEEVRHLLDTKREGGP
- a CDS encoding HAMP domain-containing methyl-accepting chemotaxis protein, with the translated sequence MNKGWFGRALAFLRGSVRGQILTVLVGCLFVGSLLLALVYYFHTRRVALGQLRNSYSNLGATVSGLSAYNLQFNKSGLKDTVDQLVKADASLYWVEFADEKGAVVQAGGALKQAPYARPEGSPGSALWSRVDTPLGSGLLLRVPILVAEAASSGIGEIGFEAPQPTAGEHRVRRLGELRMVVGLESLGALRRGFIGFGALVVLLGTVAGTLLTLPVARFIVAPLEVLSADARRIAGGQLTGFREEIRRSDELGQLSATFREMGASLAGMVREARDGMRRVEEGASVQARQLALALEDAKAQESATREAGAEVKAIQGAVGEVSRLMEGLSELAEEVSSSVLQMAASIDQIAANTQGLNDAVGTVATTMTQNVAANREVDASTETLNRFVEDTSAAMTEMEGSIRQIEENAAKTRKATEAVASEAQAGAKAMEDSRSSVDQLRSSFASTTEVMKLLGRRSQEVGNILAVIDEVMEQTHLLALNAAIIAAQAGEHGKPFAVVAGEIKGLAEKTSVSTREISTIIDAVQRDVQQAVQAVEDQRAIVDETVAVAREGLGVFARIQEAVKPSLQMVQEIARATSEQSRGAAGIVRSTERLRDLAHQLRQATKEQTVGSEQVLEAVNRIRSLSQEVRRATSEQSAGSTLIRQAMDRLTSAVADVMAQNQVQSNAGRAVERAMGSLAEKSQAIARRVQESSDLAASLSQRAEALSRSMSRFRIEEG
- the lon gene encoding endopeptidase La — encoded protein: MTKEPAPRPAAPDRLPVWTVEERVVFPLALSTLAFPLQGGKALLEEAHASGDYMVICPAPKGGRVSTRTVGTVVLVLRLAPSDAAGVNLLLVQGVSRARLTLERRRGDVRFARVEPLPDSLDPAARLTATAQMRGVLQRLDQLSGGGRGIPPETREFLSTIEEPGRLADLVASQLDLSFERARRLLETPDVVERLSLLLSELSSEVEIQSLQDKLNRQTREEMDRRQKEYFLRQQLETIQAELSGGDGGDSGEAGYRKRLESLDCPPPVREVLEKEISRLSRFGPFSEELSHLRAFLDLVFDLPWGKTTQDVLDLSAAQKNLDRDHYGLKKVKDRILEYMAVCKLKGGHTGTLFCFVGPPGVGKTSLGRAIARTLGRKFVRMSLGGVRDEAEIRGHRRTYIGAMPGRIIQGIKNAGSMNPVFVLDEVDKMGSDWRGDPSSALLEALDPEQNREFVDHYLGFPFDLSRVMFIATANTLENIQPAFLDRLEILELPGYTEEEKLAIARRHLLAKQYVAQGLREDQVSLPDETLRLLIRRYTREAGVRNLDRAIEAVFRKVARGLAEGKTGPFEVDPKEIPRMLGVARFPEDFRLRRDLPGVATGLAWTETGGELLFVEVTATPGSNVLTLTGQMGEVMRESAQAAHTYIKEHLEEWGLDQKVLAKKDIHIHVPEGAIPKDGPSAGITIAVALLSTLTGRSVSRSLAFSGEITLRGEVLPVGGLREKLLAARRAGIRTAVLPFGNRPERRELPESIRRGMTLHYVKDVSEVFRLAFPGLRVGRAKRKKEAADTPPRKSKA
- a CDS encoding Hsp20/alpha crystallin family protein, with protein sequence MRKMLSSFLDVVRLQSQMNQLFEALQSIQQDESQADVGFTAPYDVVEGKDHLLVYVDVPGMAPESLSVLGGGGTLVIQGERPRFLNPELQAYHLLERDRGPFRKTIHLDGAWNTHQATATYEKGVLCVRLPRVSERRGRMARIPVNP
- a CDS encoding NFACT family protein; this translates as MTPGTVARLARELAADLAGRPVARVARPDAWSLGLEFRRGETLGFCWHPTHLAAGLCSWTWPRGAPEDVLRVHLTGARVEDVSAPFPQEPLLRVAFRGGLVRALVWEGLGRSGNLLLLDEGERVIWAGRVLSGERRSGACGSEWTPPLPRMVPPPSGEEDPSGLSERLRAGLLERGRAAALRALGRRAAALERRRQAILEDQREGEAWEAQEAWANALMASGDLRRRGLSSKRVTDFRTDPPSEAEVPLDPSKSVLENAEALFRKVRKAKTRRRELAERMRLLEEEARSLQTERDELAGSADLGRLFPEGERVRREPPPQRRRTLPPGVAQVALPLDFVGYAGKSAAGNDTVSFRLGRGQDFWFHASDYPGCHVVVRNPRRLDALPFPVEQAAAAYAAAHSGAPAGDRVAVTVARCHQLRRVPGALGRVTVASPRTLFVDLPKGR